In Hippocampus zosterae strain Florida chromosome 3, ASM2543408v3, whole genome shotgun sequence, a genomic segment contains:
- the phf21ab gene encoding PHD finger protein 21A isoform X6: MLQLDAFPTGDGVQADPSAERLTASMMELQTLQEALKVEIQIHQKLVAQMKQDPQNADLKKQLHELQAKITSLSEKQKKVVEQLRKELLVKQEPESKVQLQVHAPPVGGDVNKPSNLMQSQQIPAGLQQTLTVTPVLTTKTLPLVLKAAATPSLPGSILPQRPATVTMVTTAISKPDAHNAPINLQVAGKLSAHSLEPLRLVSKNAMLQVRPKPASPANIPIAPAPPPPMMAAPQLLQRPVMLATKLSPSLSSAAPIHQLRIVNGQPCVKTGAAPLTGIVIATPTTAACLASPARAPDPASVAPAPIPAQPLQISGVTAEPKTVKSGGGAEHKPVGALPSSSTPPLSPPPRPKKEESPEKLAFMVSLGLVTHDHLEEIQSKRQERKRRTTANPVYSGAVFEPERKKSAVSYLNSPLHLGTRKRGRPPKYGGVPELGCLTPTSPSSPARPLPLPSPSSGDGDIHEDFCTVCRRSGQLLMCDTCSRVYHLDCLEPPLKSIPKGMWICPKCQDQILKKEEAIPWPGTLAIVHSYIAYKEAKEEEKQKLIKWSAELRLEREQLEQRVKQLSNSITKCMETKNGILARQKEMQLSLDKVKHLVRLIQAFNFNPATCDPDGRDVRVRDAAVPPEAEAASPHVEPTPPEVEAGDAAESDKAEERAPERSETTCGDADRRDDVTRGADDRGGAQTEPAVWAEGTAEGETVAPAQVDAATSSEAPTQATANGTGEPPLPLPPPPLTPSAADVPAADSENKMSITGPSETATRDKRDINDSNSKTSEPSQHCVPAE, from the exons ATGCTTCAGTTGGATGCTTTTCCCACCGGAGACGGCGTTCAG GCTGATCCATCAGCTGAAAGACTGACTGCGTCAATGATGGAATTACAGACGTTGCAGGAGGCTTTGAAGGTGGAGATCCAGATCCATCAG AAACTGGTGGCCCAGATGAAGCAGGACCCTCAG AACGCAGATCTGAAGAAGCAACTTCATGAACTCCAAGCAAAGATCACCTCACTGAGCGAGAAGCAG AAAAAGGTGGTCGAGCAGCTGAGGAAAGAGCTGCTGGTCAAGCAAGAACCAGAATCCAAAGTGCAGCTGCAGGTCCACGCGCCTCCTGTGGGGGGCGATGTCAACAAGCCCAGCAACCTGATGCAGAGCCAGCAGATTCCTGCGGGGCTGCAGCAG acgcTGACAGTGACGCCGGTCCTCACCACCAAGACGCTACCACTGGTGCTGAAAGCCGCGGCCACGCCCTCCCTGCCCGGCTCCATCCTGCCGCAACGCCCGGCCACTGTCACCATGGTGACCACCGCCATCTCCAAACCCGACGCGCACAACGCCCCCATCAACCTGCAGGTGGCGGGCAAGCTCAGCGCTCACAGTTTGGAGCCGCTGAGGCTCGTTTCCAAGAACGCCATGCTG CAGGTCAGACCAaagcccgcctcgcccgccaaCATCCCCATcgcccccgcgccccccccgcCCATGATGGCGGCGCCGCAACTGCTGCAGAGGCCCGTCATGTTGGCCACCAAGCTGTCGCCTTCGCTTTCGTCGGCCGCGCCCATTCACCAGCTGCGCATCGTCAACGGGCAGCCCTGCGTCAAGACGGGCGCCGCCCCTTTGACCGGCATCGTCATCGCCACGCCCACCACGGCCGCCTGCCTCGCCAGCCCCGCCCGTGCGCCCGACCCCGCCTCCgtcgcccccgcccccattccCGCCCAGCCTCTCCAGATCAGCGGCGTGACCGCCGAGCCCAAG ACTGTTAAATCAGGAGGCGGAGCCGAGCACAAGCCGGTCGGCGCGCTCCCCTCTTCGTCGACTCCGCCCTTGTCTCCGCCCCCCAGGCCCAAGAAGGAGGAGAGTCCAGAG AAACTGGCCTTTATGGTGTCCTTGGGTCTGGTAACGCACGACCACTTGGAAG AGattcagagcaaacggcaggagaggaagaggagaacgACGGCCAACCCCGTCTACAGCGGCGCCGTGTTTGAGCCGGAG AGGAAAAAGAGCGCCGTGAGTTACCTGAACAGCCCCCTGCACCTGGGGACCCGGAAGAGAG GTCGCCCACCCAAATACGGCGGCGTCCCGGAGCTGGGCTGCCTCACCCCGACCTCCCCCTCCAGCCccgcccgccccctccccctgccCAGCCCCAGCTCTGGGGAT GGAGACATCCATGAGGACTTCTGCACTGTGTGCAGACGCAGTGGCCAGTTGCTCATGTGCGACACGTGTTCTCGTGTCTATCACCTGGACTGCCTGGAACCGCCCCTGAAAAGCATTCCTAAAGGCATGTGGATCTGTCCCAAATGCCAAGATCAG ATCCTCAAGAAAGAAGAAGCCATTCCGTGGCCCGGAACGCTGGCCATCGTCCACTCCTACATCGCCTACAAAGAAG cgaaagaagaagagaagcaGAAGCTCATCAAGTGGAGTGCGGAACTGCGGCTGGAGCGTGAGCAGCTGGAGCAACGAGTCAAGCAGCTCAGCAACTCCATCACG AAGTGCATGGAGACCAAGAACGGCATCCTGGCTCGCCAGAAGGAGATGCAGCTGTCCCTGGACAAAGTCAAACATCTGGTCCGCCTCATCCAGGCCTTCAACTTCAACCCGGCGACTTGCGACCCCGATGGCAGGGACGTACGAGTCCGAGATGCGGCGGTGCCGCCGGAAGCCGAGGCGGCCTCGCCTCACGTTGAGCCGACACCGCCCGAGGTCGAGGCCGGCGATGCGGCCGAGAGCGACAAAGCCGAGGAGCGGGCGCCAGAGAGGAGCGAGACCACCTGCGGGGACGCCGACCGTCGCGACGACGTCACGCGTGGAGCGGATGATCGAGGAGGCGCTCAGACGGAACCTGCCGTGTGGGCGGAGGGCACGGCGGAGGGCGAGACTGTCGCGCCTGCGCAGGTGGACGCGGCGACTTCCTCGGAGGCGCCGACGCAGGCCACCGCCAACGGTACGGGTGagccgccgctgccgctgccgccgccgccgctcaccCCCTCCGCGGCGGACGTCCCCGCCGCCGACTCTGAGAACAAAATGTCCATCACCGGCCCTTCGGAGACGGCCACGCGGGACAAACGGGACATCAACGACAGCAACAGCAAAACCTCAGAACCCTCCCAGCATTGTGTGCCAGCAGAGTGA
- the phf21ab gene encoding PHD finger protein 21A isoform X7 gives MLQLDAFPTGDGVQADPSAERLTASMMELQTLQEALKVEIQIHQKLVAQMKQDPQNADLKKQLHELQAKITSLSEKQKKVVEQLRKELLVKQEPESKVQLQVHAPPVGGDVNKPSNLMQSQQIPAGLQQTLTVTPVLTTKTLPLVLKAAATPSLPGSILPQRPATVTMVTTAISKPDAHNAPINLQVAGKLSAHSLEPLRLVSKNAMLQVRPKPASPANIPIAPAPPPPMMAAPQLLQRPVMLATKLSPSLSSAAPIHQLRIVNGQPCVKTGAAPLTGIVIATPTTAACLASPARAPDPASVAPAPIPAQPLQISGVTAEPKQTVKSGGGAEHKPVGALPSSSTPPLSPPPRPKKEESPEKLAFMVSLGLVTHDHLEEIQSKRQERKRRTTANPVYSGAVFEPERKKSAVSYLNSPLHLGTRKRANDDSLSKGDIHEDFCTVCRRSGQLLMCDTCSRVYHLDCLEPPLKSIPKGMWICPKCQDQILKKEEAIPWPGTLAIVHSYIAYKEAKEEEKQKLIKWSAELRLEREQLEQRVKQLSNSITKCMETKNGILARQKEMQLSLDKVKHLVRLIQAFNFNPATCDPDGRDVRVRDAAVPPEAEAASPHVEPTPPEVEAGDAAESDKAEERAPERSETTCGDADRRDDVTRGADDRGGAQTEPAVWAEGTAEGETVAPAQVDAATSSEAPTQATANGTGEPPLPLPPPPLTPSAADVPAADSENKMSITGPSETATRDKRDINDSNSKTSEPSQHCVPAE, from the exons ATGCTTCAGTTGGATGCTTTTCCCACCGGAGACGGCGTTCAG GCTGATCCATCAGCTGAAAGACTGACTGCGTCAATGATGGAATTACAGACGTTGCAGGAGGCTTTGAAGGTGGAGATCCAGATCCATCAG AAACTGGTGGCCCAGATGAAGCAGGACCCTCAG AACGCAGATCTGAAGAAGCAACTTCATGAACTCCAAGCAAAGATCACCTCACTGAGCGAGAAGCAG AAAAAGGTGGTCGAGCAGCTGAGGAAAGAGCTGCTGGTCAAGCAAGAACCAGAATCCAAAGTGCAGCTGCAGGTCCACGCGCCTCCTGTGGGGGGCGATGTCAACAAGCCCAGCAACCTGATGCAGAGCCAGCAGATTCCTGCGGGGCTGCAGCAG acgcTGACAGTGACGCCGGTCCTCACCACCAAGACGCTACCACTGGTGCTGAAAGCCGCGGCCACGCCCTCCCTGCCCGGCTCCATCCTGCCGCAACGCCCGGCCACTGTCACCATGGTGACCACCGCCATCTCCAAACCCGACGCGCACAACGCCCCCATCAACCTGCAGGTGGCGGGCAAGCTCAGCGCTCACAGTTTGGAGCCGCTGAGGCTCGTTTCCAAGAACGCCATGCTG CAGGTCAGACCAaagcccgcctcgcccgccaaCATCCCCATcgcccccgcgccccccccgcCCATGATGGCGGCGCCGCAACTGCTGCAGAGGCCCGTCATGTTGGCCACCAAGCTGTCGCCTTCGCTTTCGTCGGCCGCGCCCATTCACCAGCTGCGCATCGTCAACGGGCAGCCCTGCGTCAAGACGGGCGCCGCCCCTTTGACCGGCATCGTCATCGCCACGCCCACCACGGCCGCCTGCCTCGCCAGCCCCGCCCGTGCGCCCGACCCCGCCTCCgtcgcccccgcccccattccCGCCCAGCCTCTCCAGATCAGCGGCGTGACCGCCGAGCCCAAG CAGACTGTTAAATCAGGAGGCGGAGCCGAGCACAAGCCGGTCGGCGCGCTCCCCTCTTCGTCGACTCCGCCCTTGTCTCCGCCCCCCAGGCCCAAGAAGGAGGAGAGTCCAGAG AAACTGGCCTTTATGGTGTCCTTGGGTCTGGTAACGCACGACCACTTGGAAG AGattcagagcaaacggcaggagaggaagaggagaacgACGGCCAACCCCGTCTACAGCGGCGCCGTGTTTGAGCCGGAG AGGAAAAAGAGCGCCGTGAGTTACCTGAACAGCCCCCTGCACCTGGGGACCCGGAAGAGAG CCAACGACGACTCCCTTTCCAAG GGAGACATCCATGAGGACTTCTGCACTGTGTGCAGACGCAGTGGCCAGTTGCTCATGTGCGACACGTGTTCTCGTGTCTATCACCTGGACTGCCTGGAACCGCCCCTGAAAAGCATTCCTAAAGGCATGTGGATCTGTCCCAAATGCCAAGATCAG ATCCTCAAGAAAGAAGAAGCCATTCCGTGGCCCGGAACGCTGGCCATCGTCCACTCCTACATCGCCTACAAAGAAG cgaaagaagaagagaagcaGAAGCTCATCAAGTGGAGTGCGGAACTGCGGCTGGAGCGTGAGCAGCTGGAGCAACGAGTCAAGCAGCTCAGCAACTCCATCACG AAGTGCATGGAGACCAAGAACGGCATCCTGGCTCGCCAGAAGGAGATGCAGCTGTCCCTGGACAAAGTCAAACATCTGGTCCGCCTCATCCAGGCCTTCAACTTCAACCCGGCGACTTGCGACCCCGATGGCAGGGACGTACGAGTCCGAGATGCGGCGGTGCCGCCGGAAGCCGAGGCGGCCTCGCCTCACGTTGAGCCGACACCGCCCGAGGTCGAGGCCGGCGATGCGGCCGAGAGCGACAAAGCCGAGGAGCGGGCGCCAGAGAGGAGCGAGACCACCTGCGGGGACGCCGACCGTCGCGACGACGTCACGCGTGGAGCGGATGATCGAGGAGGCGCTCAGACGGAACCTGCCGTGTGGGCGGAGGGCACGGCGGAGGGCGAGACTGTCGCGCCTGCGCAGGTGGACGCGGCGACTTCCTCGGAGGCGCCGACGCAGGCCACCGCCAACGGTACGGGTGagccgccgctgccgctgccgccgccgccgctcaccCCCTCCGCGGCGGACGTCCCCGCCGCCGACTCTGAGAACAAAATGTCCATCACCGGCCCTTCGGAGACGGCCACGCGGGACAAACGGGACATCAACGACAGCAACAGCAAAACCTCAGAACCCTCCCAGCATTGTGTGCCAGCAGAGTGA
- the phf21ab gene encoding PHD finger protein 21A isoform X4, giving the protein MLQLDAFPTGDGVQADPSAERLTASMMELQTLQEALKVEIQIHQKLVAQMKQDPQNADLKKQLHELQAKITSLSEKQKKVVEQLRKELLVKQEPESKVQLQVHAPPVGGDVNKPSNLMQSQQIPAGLQQTLTVTPVLTTKTLPLVLKAAATPSLPGSILPQRPATVTMVTTAISKPDAHNAPINLQVAGKLSAHSLEPLRLVSKNAMLQVRPKPASPANIPIAPAPPPPMMAAPQLLQRPVMLATKLSPSLSSAAPIHQLRIVNGQPCVKTGAAPLTGIVIATPTTAACLASPARAPDPASVAPAPIPAQPLQISGVTAEPKQTVKSGGGAEHKPVGALPSSSTPPLSPPPRPKKEESPEKLAFMVSLGLVTHDHLEEIQSKRQERKRRTTANPVYSGAVFEPERKKSAVSYLNSPLHLGTRKRANDDSLSKVCHADCCCSSPLSIFFFFFFFFFPSLSSVSFHPGRPPKYGGVPELGCLTPTSPSSPARPLPLPSPSSGDGDIHEDFCTVCRRSGQLLMCDTCSRVYHLDCLEPPLKSIPKGMWICPKCQDQILKKEEAIPWPGTLAIVHSYIAYKEAKEEEKQKLIKWSAELRLEREQLEQRVKQLSNSITCMETKNGILARQKEMQLSLDKVKHLVRLIQAFNFNPATCDPDGRDVRVRDAAVPPEAEAASPHVEPTPPEVEAGDAAESDKAEERAPERSETTCGDADRRDDVTRGADDRGGAQTEPAVWAEGTAEGETVAPAQVDAATSSEAPTQATANGTGEPPLPLPPPPLTPSAADVPAADSENKMSITGPSETATRDKRDINDSNSKTSEPSQHCVPAE; this is encoded by the exons ATGCTTCAGTTGGATGCTTTTCCCACCGGAGACGGCGTTCAG GCTGATCCATCAGCTGAAAGACTGACTGCGTCAATGATGGAATTACAGACGTTGCAGGAGGCTTTGAAGGTGGAGATCCAGATCCATCAG AAACTGGTGGCCCAGATGAAGCAGGACCCTCAG AACGCAGATCTGAAGAAGCAACTTCATGAACTCCAAGCAAAGATCACCTCACTGAGCGAGAAGCAG AAAAAGGTGGTCGAGCAGCTGAGGAAAGAGCTGCTGGTCAAGCAAGAACCAGAATCCAAAGTGCAGCTGCAGGTCCACGCGCCTCCTGTGGGGGGCGATGTCAACAAGCCCAGCAACCTGATGCAGAGCCAGCAGATTCCTGCGGGGCTGCAGCAG acgcTGACAGTGACGCCGGTCCTCACCACCAAGACGCTACCACTGGTGCTGAAAGCCGCGGCCACGCCCTCCCTGCCCGGCTCCATCCTGCCGCAACGCCCGGCCACTGTCACCATGGTGACCACCGCCATCTCCAAACCCGACGCGCACAACGCCCCCATCAACCTGCAGGTGGCGGGCAAGCTCAGCGCTCACAGTTTGGAGCCGCTGAGGCTCGTTTCCAAGAACGCCATGCTG CAGGTCAGACCAaagcccgcctcgcccgccaaCATCCCCATcgcccccgcgccccccccgcCCATGATGGCGGCGCCGCAACTGCTGCAGAGGCCCGTCATGTTGGCCACCAAGCTGTCGCCTTCGCTTTCGTCGGCCGCGCCCATTCACCAGCTGCGCATCGTCAACGGGCAGCCCTGCGTCAAGACGGGCGCCGCCCCTTTGACCGGCATCGTCATCGCCACGCCCACCACGGCCGCCTGCCTCGCCAGCCCCGCCCGTGCGCCCGACCCCGCCTCCgtcgcccccgcccccattccCGCCCAGCCTCTCCAGATCAGCGGCGTGACCGCCGAGCCCAAG CAGACTGTTAAATCAGGAGGCGGAGCCGAGCACAAGCCGGTCGGCGCGCTCCCCTCTTCGTCGACTCCGCCCTTGTCTCCGCCCCCCAGGCCCAAGAAGGAGGAGAGTCCAGAG AAACTGGCCTTTATGGTGTCCTTGGGTCTGGTAACGCACGACCACTTGGAAG AGattcagagcaaacggcaggagaggaagaggagaacgACGGCCAACCCCGTCTACAGCGGCGCCGTGTTTGAGCCGGAG AGGAAAAAGAGCGCCGTGAGTTACCTGAACAGCCCCCTGCACCTGGGGACCCGGAAGAGAG CCAACGACGACTCCCTTTCCAAGGTATGTCACGCAGACTGTTGTTGTTCTTCCCCcctctccatctttttttttttttttttttttttttttccgtctttgtCGTCTGTCTCATTCCACCCAGGTCGCCCACCCAAATACGGCGGCGTCCCGGAGCTGGGCTGCCTCACCCCGACCTCCCCCTCCAGCCccgcccgccccctccccctgccCAGCCCCAGCTCTGGGGAT GGAGACATCCATGAGGACTTCTGCACTGTGTGCAGACGCAGTGGCCAGTTGCTCATGTGCGACACGTGTTCTCGTGTCTATCACCTGGACTGCCTGGAACCGCCCCTGAAAAGCATTCCTAAAGGCATGTGGATCTGTCCCAAATGCCAAGATCAG ATCCTCAAGAAAGAAGAAGCCATTCCGTGGCCCGGAACGCTGGCCATCGTCCACTCCTACATCGCCTACAAAGAAG cgaaagaagaagagaagcaGAAGCTCATCAAGTGGAGTGCGGAACTGCGGCTGGAGCGTGAGCAGCTGGAGCAACGAGTCAAGCAGCTCAGCAACTCCATCACG TGCATGGAGACCAAGAACGGCATCCTGGCTCGCCAGAAGGAGATGCAGCTGTCCCTGGACAAAGTCAAACATCTGGTCCGCCTCATCCAGGCCTTCAACTTCAACCCGGCGACTTGCGACCCCGATGGCAGGGACGTACGAGTCCGAGATGCGGCGGTGCCGCCGGAAGCCGAGGCGGCCTCGCCTCACGTTGAGCCGACACCGCCCGAGGTCGAGGCCGGCGATGCGGCCGAGAGCGACAAAGCCGAGGAGCGGGCGCCAGAGAGGAGCGAGACCACCTGCGGGGACGCCGACCGTCGCGACGACGTCACGCGTGGAGCGGATGATCGAGGAGGCGCTCAGACGGAACCTGCCGTGTGGGCGGAGGGCACGGCGGAGGGCGAGACTGTCGCGCCTGCGCAGGTGGACGCGGCGACTTCCTCGGAGGCGCCGACGCAGGCCACCGCCAACGGTACGGGTGagccgccgctgccgctgccgccgccgccgctcaccCCCTCCGCGGCGGACGTCCCCGCCGCCGACTCTGAGAACAAAATGTCCATCACCGGCCCTTCGGAGACGGCCACGCGGGACAAACGGGACATCAACGACAGCAACAGCAAAACCTCAGAACCCTCCCAGCATTGTGTGCCAGCAGAGTGA
- the phf21ab gene encoding PHD finger protein 21A isoform X10, with protein MLQLDAFPTGDGVQADPSAERLTASMMELQTLQEALKVEIQIHQKLVAQMKQDPQNADLKKQLHELQAKITSLSEKQKKVVEQLRKELLVKQEPESKVQLQVHAPPVGGDVNKPSNLMQSQQIPAGLQQTLTVTPVLTTKTLPLVLKAAATPSLPGSILPQRPATVTMVTTAISKPDAHNAPINLQVAGKLSAHSLEPLRLVSKNAMLVRPKPASPANIPIAPAPPPPMMAAPQLLQRPVMLATKLSPSLSSAAPIHQLRIVNGQPCVKTGAAPLTGIVIATPTTAACLASPARAPDPASVAPAPIPAQPLQISGVTAEPKQTVKSGGGAEHKPVGALPSSSTPPLSPPPRPKKEESPEKLAFMVSLGLVTHDHLEEIQSKRQERKRRTTANPVYSGAVFEPERKKSAVSYLNSPLHLGTRKRANDDSLSKILKKEEAIPWPGTLAIVHSYIAYKEAKEEEKQKLIKWSAELRLEREQLEQRVKQLSNSITKCMETKNGILARQKEMQLSLDKVKHLVRLIQAFNFNPATCDPDGRDVRVRDAAVPPEAEAASPHVEPTPPEVEAGDAAESDKAEERAPERSETTCGDADRRDDVTRGADDRGGAQTEPAVWAEGTAEGETVAPAQVDAATSSEAPTQATANGTGEPPLPLPPPPLTPSAADVPAADSENKMSITGPSETATRDKRDINDSNSKTSEPSQHCVPAE; from the exons ATGCTTCAGTTGGATGCTTTTCCCACCGGAGACGGCGTTCAG GCTGATCCATCAGCTGAAAGACTGACTGCGTCAATGATGGAATTACAGACGTTGCAGGAGGCTTTGAAGGTGGAGATCCAGATCCATCAG AAACTGGTGGCCCAGATGAAGCAGGACCCTCAG AACGCAGATCTGAAGAAGCAACTTCATGAACTCCAAGCAAAGATCACCTCACTGAGCGAGAAGCAG AAAAAGGTGGTCGAGCAGCTGAGGAAAGAGCTGCTGGTCAAGCAAGAACCAGAATCCAAAGTGCAGCTGCAGGTCCACGCGCCTCCTGTGGGGGGCGATGTCAACAAGCCCAGCAACCTGATGCAGAGCCAGCAGATTCCTGCGGGGCTGCAGCAG acgcTGACAGTGACGCCGGTCCTCACCACCAAGACGCTACCACTGGTGCTGAAAGCCGCGGCCACGCCCTCCCTGCCCGGCTCCATCCTGCCGCAACGCCCGGCCACTGTCACCATGGTGACCACCGCCATCTCCAAACCCGACGCGCACAACGCCCCCATCAACCTGCAGGTGGCGGGCAAGCTCAGCGCTCACAGTTTGGAGCCGCTGAGGCTCGTTTCCAAGAACGCCATGCTG GTCAGACCAaagcccgcctcgcccgccaaCATCCCCATcgcccccgcgccccccccgcCCATGATGGCGGCGCCGCAACTGCTGCAGAGGCCCGTCATGTTGGCCACCAAGCTGTCGCCTTCGCTTTCGTCGGCCGCGCCCATTCACCAGCTGCGCATCGTCAACGGGCAGCCCTGCGTCAAGACGGGCGCCGCCCCTTTGACCGGCATCGTCATCGCCACGCCCACCACGGCCGCCTGCCTCGCCAGCCCCGCCCGTGCGCCCGACCCCGCCTCCgtcgcccccgcccccattccCGCCCAGCCTCTCCAGATCAGCGGCGTGACCGCCGAGCCCAAG CAGACTGTTAAATCAGGAGGCGGAGCCGAGCACAAGCCGGTCGGCGCGCTCCCCTCTTCGTCGACTCCGCCCTTGTCTCCGCCCCCCAGGCCCAAGAAGGAGGAGAGTCCAGAG AAACTGGCCTTTATGGTGTCCTTGGGTCTGGTAACGCACGACCACTTGGAAG AGattcagagcaaacggcaggagaggaagaggagaacgACGGCCAACCCCGTCTACAGCGGCGCCGTGTTTGAGCCGGAG AGGAAAAAGAGCGCCGTGAGTTACCTGAACAGCCCCCTGCACCTGGGGACCCGGAAGAGAG CCAACGACGACTCCCTTTCCAAG ATCCTCAAGAAAGAAGAAGCCATTCCGTGGCCCGGAACGCTGGCCATCGTCCACTCCTACATCGCCTACAAAGAAG cgaaagaagaagagaagcaGAAGCTCATCAAGTGGAGTGCGGAACTGCGGCTGGAGCGTGAGCAGCTGGAGCAACGAGTCAAGCAGCTCAGCAACTCCATCACG AAGTGCATGGAGACCAAGAACGGCATCCTGGCTCGCCAGAAGGAGATGCAGCTGTCCCTGGACAAAGTCAAACATCTGGTCCGCCTCATCCAGGCCTTCAACTTCAACCCGGCGACTTGCGACCCCGATGGCAGGGACGTACGAGTCCGAGATGCGGCGGTGCCGCCGGAAGCCGAGGCGGCCTCGCCTCACGTTGAGCCGACACCGCCCGAGGTCGAGGCCGGCGATGCGGCCGAGAGCGACAAAGCCGAGGAGCGGGCGCCAGAGAGGAGCGAGACCACCTGCGGGGACGCCGACCGTCGCGACGACGTCACGCGTGGAGCGGATGATCGAGGAGGCGCTCAGACGGAACCTGCCGTGTGGGCGGAGGGCACGGCGGAGGGCGAGACTGTCGCGCCTGCGCAGGTGGACGCGGCGACTTCCTCGGAGGCGCCGACGCAGGCCACCGCCAACGGTACGGGTGagccgccgctgccgctgccgccgccgccgctcaccCCCTCCGCGGCGGACGTCCCCGCCGCCGACTCTGAGAACAAAATGTCCATCACCGGCCCTTCGGAGACGGCCACGCGGGACAAACGGGACATCAACGACAGCAACAGCAAAACCTCAGAACCCTCCCAGCATTGTGTGCCAGCAGAGTGA